The Chiloscyllium punctatum isolate Juve2018m chromosome 42, sChiPun1.3, whole genome shotgun sequence genome includes a region encoding these proteins:
- the ppp1r1b gene encoding protein phosphatase 1 regulatory subunit 1B, with protein sequence MEPKSRKKINFSVPSRSSQLDTGAVEKIRRRRPTPATLFRLSDQSSPEEEPVFYQRLPSTDSEILKSKRATPSCSYTPPSLKAVQHIVQSQLGAESTCLQYNDTPSDVAECDSVVSDSSEMDLLQIGQDPRTDQKASPRTPAVGTATTGTETEKSQAQCRRWTFTDKQDCEMP encoded by the exons ATGGAACCAAAAAGCAGGAAGAAGATCAATTTCTCGGTGCCGTCAAGATCCAGTCAGCTGGATACCGGAGCAGTGGAGAAG ATTCGGAGACGGAGACCTACTCCGGCAACACTGTTCAGACTCTCTGATCAGTCATCACCAG aAGAGGAGCCAGTTTTCTACCAG AGATTGCCCTCCACTGACAGTGAGATTCTGAAATCCAAGCGAGCCACTCCATCCTGCTCATACACACCTCCCTCATTAAAAG CTGTTCAGCACATTGTGCAATCCCAGCTTGGAGCTGAGTCCACATGTTTGCAGTATAATGATACCCCCTCAGATGTGGCagagtgtgacagtgttgtgtCTGATTCCTCTGAAATGGACCTGCTCCAAATAGGCCAAGATCCGCGGACAGACCAAAAAGCCAGCCCTAGAACACCAGCAGTGGGCACTGCCA CAACTGGGACAGAGACGGAGAAATCCCAAGCACAATGCAGACGGTGGACATTCACTGACAAACAGGACTGCGAGATGCCCTGA